In the genome of Fretibacterium sp. OH1220_COT-178, the window GTTGCTTCTGGACGGAGAGTTCGTCGGTGCGATCACGGCGGGCCAGGTCCTGTGCAGCGACACCGGATGCTTTCCCGTGGACGAGACGGCATCGAAGATGCGGTGGGCGCAGGACGAGCGCTACTCCCGATATTACAAGGAGATCCCGGTCTTCAGCCGAAAGCAGATCGAGGAAACCGCCCGGGCCCTCCAGAACCTCACCCGCTACATCCTGAACCTGAAGGCCTATGCCAAGATGCAGGAGGAGATCAGCCAGGTCACACAGGCCCTTATGAAGTACCAAAAGGAGCAGATGGACCTGAAGAACCAGCTCTCCCTGGCCCGCCTGGAGGCCCTGCAGAAACAGATCATGCCCCATTTCACCTTCAACGTCCTGAACTCGATATCGCGCCTGTTGAGCATGGGAGAATCGGAACGAGCCGGGAGGATGCTGAACTCCTTTTCCTCCATGCTCCGCTACACCCTGACCCAGGCAAACGCTCAGGTGACGCTGAAGCAGGAGATGGACTACATCGGCGACTATCTCCGCATTCAAAAATATCGATTCGGCGACCGGATCAGTTACAGCATTTGCTGCGAGGAGGCGATGGAGACGTTCATCCTGCCTTTCTTCACCCTGCAGCCCCTGGTGGAAAACGCGATCGAGCACGGCCTCCTGAATTCCACCCGAACCCAGGGAGGACACCTCCTGATCTCCTGCAGGAGACGACCCCGATCCTGCGAGATCGAGATCGTCGACGACGGGGCGGGCATAGGAGCTAAGGAGCTCGAAACACTGAGGAAAAAGCTCTCATCCTCCAGGGAAAGGGGACGGCCGGACGAAGGCATCGGCATGAAAAATTGCTTGGAAAGGCTGAAGCTGTTCTTCGGAAAGCGATGCAAGATGGAGATCGGGAGCCAGAAGGGTAAGGGGACGACGGTCACCCTTTCCTTCAGGGATCCGGACATACGGGAGGAAACCGCGGGAGGCAAAACCCGCTCCCGAAGACGTTCTCCAGACACTCGGAAGGACTGAATCCCGCCCCGTGGACAGCAATCCCCCAGGGATGCCGCTCGCGGTTTTTTCCGCACTGCACGGCGGGCCGCCGTCCTCGAAAATGGATGCGCCCCTTTTCGTGTCGACTGGACGATCTCGCCGCGCCCCTCTCCCGGAGGAGCGCAGGGCGTTTTTCAGCTTTTGACGACGCTCGGCAGGGAGATGCCGTCCCGCATCTGCATCGCTTCCTTTCAATCAAGACATCAGCCGCAGGCCCTTTCAGCCGTGCTCCGTTCCGCCAAGGGCTCCATTATATTCGTTTATGTTCGTTATCCGTCCTCCCGCAGCCGCCCGCACCCCGACATTCCGTACGTTCAGCCCGACCCGGATGTTACAATCTCGAAATGGAAGAGAGGGACCACGGGTCTCCGGGATCGTCATTCGCGGCGTTCCTCGCCTTGTGAAGTCGTTCTTCTCCCTTTCGCCCCTTTGGTTGATACGCATTCAGGAGGTGGGCCGATGCAGAGCAGAATTTTGATTACGGGTTTCGAGCCCTTCGGGGGCGAGACCGTCAACCCCGCACTCGAAGTGCTGAGATTTTTTGAGGGCAAGCTCCTGGAGGGATACCGCGTCGTTACTCGGGCGCTGCCCACCATACGATTCCGTTCGA includes:
- a CDS encoding sensor histidine kinase, with the protein product MSDIRDLLSKELQEELQESFAFATGFGVVFVDREGRHLGEGSNFTRFCRAVNALPEGEGCCQCSNRKALRIALEEDRPSIYICHAGLVNIEIPLLLDGEFVGAITAGQVLCSDTGCFPVDETASKMRWAQDERYSRYYKEIPVFSRKQIEETARALQNLTRYILNLKAYAKMQEEISQVTQALMKYQKEQMDLKNQLSLARLEALQKQIMPHFTFNVLNSISRLLSMGESERAGRMLNSFSSMLRYTLTQANAQVTLKQEMDYIGDYLRIQKYRFGDRISYSICCEEAMETFILPFFTLQPLVENAIEHGLLNSTRTQGGHLLISCRRRPRSCEIEIVDDGAGIGAKELETLRKKLSSSRERGRPDEGIGMKNCLERLKLFFGKRCKMEIGSQKGKGTTVTLSFRDPDIREETAGGKTRSRRRSPDTRKD